DNA sequence from the Nicotiana tomentosiformis chromosome 3, ASM39032v3, whole genome shotgun sequence genome:
GGTCACTtttctaaaaatgacaaaaagttttatttatactaaactgaaaatatctgacaaaattgcccttgcgggggttgtgcgaccgcataattctgGTGCGGTCTGTATATTGAgcttctgcggccgtacaattagTGTGCGGTCcgtatttttggaattttgggCTTGGAACTTCGGGGCTTCTACGGTCCGCATAAAAACGAGTGCGACCGCACTTttgattgtgcgaccgcatacaaatgatgcggtccgcactccttgactttgaacttgaatccaactctctgattcttcactcCTGCGGACCGTATAATTGTGAGTGTGACCGCACTtgatattctgcggccgcacaattttggtgcggtccaCACTACTTCAGCTTGCCCAAATACTATTCTCTGAATCTCCTCTCTACGGCCGCACTGCTGGCCTTTTTGccctgttttggttcttgttctcttttgactcctttataagttgattttgacttctttggatcatatcccaatattcctgcaagtaagcatattttattagtttccgggaatgcctttaagcatttttgagctaaattgcagttaaaagagagtaaataatcggtcaaaatccctacttatcaatatTCCATACAATGACCATCCATTTTACTTATAAATAGGCTAGCAAATGTCCATATCAAATACACCTAAGTTTGACACAAACATGTCTTGCCTTTCATTTCTTTCATTATAGAGGTTTTATAAGAGAGTTGAGTGTtgagaaacacttgtgtgaaccttttctttggagtgatcttgtgaggttgtTCTCTTAGGTTGTTTGggattaattaaaatatttactctaattttgtactctattttgtactcttgttgctatagtgaaattgttcctctccgcttgtggacgtaggtcaccttgatcgaaccacgttaaatttgtgtcttctttatcttctttaattgctgttattatcaacttgcattgtctttgttattgttattataccgttatttaattaaattctgcACTACCCGGGTTATCGATCCTAACATTCACTGTATTAATCTTTAGGTGCAAGTATAATTActttagttttagaagttgaatacGCTGCCAGTGGGACCCAACGCGAAGGAATGGCAACGAACCATATCCTTATCCCGCGGATTACACACTATCGTCAACTGCCTTTCATCTTCTTGACTCAGCTTCCTCCGCCTTCCCAGCAGGAGGAAAATTTAGCTCACTCCTCTTATTATGGCTTTCTCTTCGCCACTATTCTCTCCCGTTAACTTCGCCTTAAACCCTAACCCTCAAATTCATCCTAAATGCACTAAACCCAACCGCCGGAACTTCTCTGTCTGCGCCATTCCGCCACTCTCTACTGCAACCGACATATCGGCGGTCACCGGTCCGTTGGACGGAACGACTCTCGCCGTACTCGGCGGTGGTTCCGTGGCAGCACTTGCAGCTATCCTCTCGCTTGCCGACCCCGAACGCCGGCGGCAACTGCAAGCGGAGGAGGTCGGCGGCGGCGACAAGGAGGTGGTGAGAGAGTATTTCAACAACAATGGGTTTCAGAGGTGGAAGAAGATATATGGCGACACGGATGATGTGAACAAAGTGCAGTTGGATATAAGACTGGGACACTCTAAAACTGTTGAGAATGTGATGAAAATGTTGACTGAAGAGGGCTCTCTTCAGGGAGTTACTGTCTGCGACGCTGGTTGTGGGACCGGTTGTTTATCCATTCCTTTGGCCAAAGAAGGTGCTGTTGTATCAGCTAGTGATATTTCAGCTTCGATGGTCGCTGAAGCCCAAAAACAGGTGATCCTTTTCGAATACTTTTTAGTTTTTACCGACAATATTTACACATATATCCTCCAGTTCATTTTATGTCTTAGTTTGTCTGGACAAGGAAATTGGATTAACAAGAGAATTGTCTAGGCACCAAATTTAAGGAAACTTTTGAATCTTGTGGTTAAACTAAAGATATATGTAAATGTACCAAAATACCTTTGAATCTCGTGGTCTTAAGCATACAATGTGAGATGCTGGAATTAAAAGTTACTAAATATAGAAGGTAACATTCTTTTTGaaacaaactaaaaaggaaagtaagaTATATTAATTGAAACAAACTAAATTAGAGCGTGGGAAATGCAGTTTCTTAgcttgttccttttttttttagtgGCAACTTTTCTATTATCCTTACTTTGGAGTATCTCTTAGATTGTA
Encoded proteins:
- the LOC104085440 gene encoding magnesium protoporphyrin IX methyltransferase, chloroplastic; translated protein: MAFSSPLFSPVNFALNPNPQIHPKCTKPNRRNFSVCAIPPLSTATDISAVTGPLDGTTLAVLGGGSVAALAAILSLADPERRRQLQAEEVGGGDKEVVREYFNNNGFQRWKKIYGDTDDVNKVQLDIRLGHSKTVENVMKMLTEEGSLQGVTVCDAGCGTGCLSIPLAKEGAVVSASDISASMVAEAQKQAQEELFKDKDDQSPAPVMPKFEVKDLESLDGKYDTVVCLDVMIHYPQSKADGMIAHLASLAENRLILSFAPKTFYYDLLKRIGELFPGPSKATRAYLHAEADVERALQKAGWKIRKRGLIATQFYFAKLIEAVPA